GCAGAGTGATCATGCGCATTGTGCAGAGCGAACGCGTGTGCTCTGGCGGCAGGCCTTGGGAGGAACGCGATCCTCTACGAGTCGCGACTAAACGAAACGCAAGAAGAACTGTCATGTGACGAAGACTGTACCAATGGGTCATGACAACTGTCCCGACGCTTCGATGGGCCAGACCTCCACCACACGGCCGTTTTCATGCACGACGATCTCGCGATAGAGATTGCAGGTCGTGCAGGCATGGCTGGGGATCAGATGGAGCACTTGTCCAATCTTCCAATCGGGAGCCTTTTGAATCACCACATGTTCTTCGGCCAAAAAGAACGGGACTTCGATGTCTGGAAAACCACGAATGGCCGGGACACCGAATTCCCCCCCTGCACCTTTGACGCCGATATCAAGTACCGCCTTCTGCGGGGCAGGGCGGCTGATCACGCGAACCAAGACCGACAGGGCAATTTCGAACTCAGGAATCAGGCGATGATACTGGCGGTCCATCGTCGCATAGGTTCCAGCCTGCACCTCATCAACACCGTCCATCACACCGGTGATGTCGTAAGTCGCGCTGGAACAGCCACTGATGCAGCCGACGGGAATTCCAGCCGCTTCGATCAAGCGCCGGGTGTCCACAGCCAATTGCATGGCCGCGCGGGCCTTTGCTGTTCGCTCGGCGCGATCCACGACATTGACAAGATGTCCTTCAAACGCCTGCAGACCTGCAAATCGGATCCCCGGCAGATCAACGATTCGACGCGCCAACTCAAGAGCCGGATCTCCGCAGGGGATGCCACAGCGGCCCATTCCGATATCGACCTCGATCAGCAGATCGACGTTGACACCGGCTGCTGCGGCGGCCTTCGAGATGGCGAGTGCTTGTTCAACATGATCGATTGCAACCGCCACGCGAGCCTGCTTTGCCAGTCGGACCAGTCGGGCGATTTTCGGTTCACCCACCACCTGATTCGCCACTAGGACGTTGGTGAATTCGTGCGCGACCAGAATTTCAGCCTCGCCCAATTTGGCACACGTCATCCCCACCGCACCGGCCGCCATCTGCCGTCTGGCCAAGGTCACGCACTTATGATTCTTGAAATGCGGCCGCAGCTTGGCAGGACGGTTTTTGAAGAAATCCGCCATCCGAGCCAAGTTTCGATCCGAGATCTGTCGATCCAAGAGCAGCGTAGGCGTATCAAGCTCGTCCACGGTCAGCCCAATTCGCGGATCGGGCGTGGAGGGAGCTGCTATTCCGGCCATGGAGACTTCTCCGTTGAGAGTGAATAGATTACGGCTTTGGAACTGGTGTACTCGTGGACGGTTTCTTCGTAACCCAATTCCGCGCCGATTCCGCTGAGCTTATATCCAAACACGGGGACGTTTGGACGCAGTGCACCACCACCGTTGATGGTGATGCGGCCAGCTTTCAATTGACGAGCCACTCGCAAGGCGCGGGTGCCGTCGGTCGACCAGATATTCGCCATCAGGCCAAAGTCGCAATCGTTGGCGATCCGGACAGCCTCAGCTTCGTCACGGTACGTCAAGACGCTCAGGACCGGTCCGAATACCTCTTCGCGGGCGATCGTCATGGGAGCTTTGACGCCGTCGAAGATCGTCGGGGGAAAAAAGCAATTCTCCGTGGTCGTCGGCACGGGCCCGGTCAACACGCATCGCGCCCCTTCGCTTTTCGCCACGTCGACATAGCGTTTGACGGTGGCGAGATGCTGGGGATTGGCGAGGCACCCCAGTTGAATATTGGGATCGGTGGGATCGCCCTGTCGCAATGACTTCACTTTGGCGACGATGCGTTCGAGCAGGTCGGCATGCTGACTTTCATGGACCAGCAATCGCGACCCGGCGACACAGACTTGTCCCAGGTTGAAGAAGATTCCCGTGATCACACCATTGACGACGTTCTCAATCGGGGCATCCGGGAAGACCAGACTGGGGGTCTTCCCCCCCAGTTCGAGCATCACGCCTTTCATACCGATTTTGGCCGCTTCGAGCATCTGCACGCCCGTCTGATGCCGACCTGTGAAGGTGATCTTGTCGATCCCACGATGCCGGATCAGCGGCGTACCGGTTTCGGCCCCGGTCCCGTGAATGACGTTGATCACGCCTTCGGGGAAGCCGACTTCCTGGGCGAGTTCGGCGACCATCAAAGCCGACAGTGGCGAGACTTCCGACGGCTTAAGAACCACCGTGTTTCCACATGCCAGAATCGGCGCCAACTTGATCGCCAGATTGGTGAGCGGAAAGTTCCAAGGAACAATCGCCGCGATGACACCCATTGGCTCGCGAAACTGCATGGTGACGTTATCGGGCAACGTCCCGTAACACTTCCCCGCGATTTTGTCCGGCAATCCGGCGTAGCTCTCGAACAGATCGGCTGCGCAGGGAACGTCAAACCCCCGAGTATCGCGAATCGGCTTCCCCACATTCAGCGTATCGGTCATCGCGAAGTCGTCGAGCCGTTCGCGAATCTTTTGTGCGAGCTGATAGAGCATCCGTCCACGAACGAGAGCATCAAGTCGCGGCCAGGGGCCTTCGTCGAACGCCCGACGCGCGGCAAGGACAGCTCGATCGACATCCTCCGCTTCCGCGATGGCGACGGCGGCCAGCACTTTGCCGGTGGCGGGATTCATGACATCCCACGTTCGGCCAGCCGATCCGTCGACCCACTTTCCATCGATGAACAGTTGATTGGGCCAGGCTTTCATCAGGAGACCTCGCTGGAATTCAGAACAATCAGGGAAGGAAATGAAACGAGTAGAGATCTGCGTCTTTGAGGGCGATTCGCAACCGGATGGCTTGGCCAGCCAGCGCACTGACATCGGCGCCGGCCTTCCATGCCACTTCTCGATCGATTTCGTTGCCGATTTGCTCACGGCAATCCGCCAGAGTGAAGCCTGGGAACGGCTTTCCGCCGGCGTCCTGCAATTCAAACCGCACTCCACCGCCCGCGGACGTGGCAAAGTTGATTCGCAGACTCTTGCCCGAGAACACTACCGGCTTTGTCACCAATTCGCCCTCTTTCACACCCGCCCGCACCGAGGCGAATCCGTCGAGTCGCAGGGAATATCGGCGAACATGGGCGGTCGGCTGGGCGTAATCCTGACTGACGTAAAGAGACAGTTCGGTCGGGCTGGTTTGAATTAGATTCAATGCAGGATAGTTGGTTCGCGAAACCCAGTTTTGTGGTCCGATTCCGGGTTTGATGAATCCTTCCAGAAACGTGCGATCGTAGATATGACCGCCACGGGTACTCATCAGGATCGCATCAGACGTATCTTTGAAATAGTCGGGATTCACATGAATCGCCTGTGCTTGCTCGGCCGTCAGAACTTGCCGATCGGGAAAGAATCTTGCGGCAATGGCCAGATAGATGTGCGGCGCCCGGAAGTAAGGCGAAGTCTGGTTCGTATAAAGGTGCTCGGCAGGGGCAGGTCGCGCGCCTGATCCGTCGTCGTGCTGTTGTTCCATCATCTCGGCAGGCGCCCAGTTCACAAAATCAGGACTGGTCGAACGAGCGATCCGGCGAAGTCCGTCCCACACGCGAAAGTAACAGACAAATGTCCGTTCGTGCTCAGACCAGAATGCGAGATTCTGGGAATCGAACAGGTGTGAGAAAGGGAACGTCATCTGCTTCGGCCCCAGAATGGGTTCCTCACGCAGTTTCTTCCAATGAATTCCATCGGCCGAGACATAAGCAAACAGCGCCTTCCCGGTCCCCCCGATCGCCTTATATCGTTCATCGGCGGCAACGCCTGGACGAGGATCGATCGTCGGACAAAAGTTGTGCGTGACCGGTGCTGCGTCGGCCAGGACAATGTTATTCGCGCGGCTTCCTTCAAACTCAAACAGGCCCAGTTCCGGCTTCGTCCACTTGATACCGTCACGCGATTCGGCCGTGCAGGTCCGTTCATGCGGACTACCATCCGGCCCCAATTTGGAGATACCCCGGTAGAACATCCGGAAGCGATCATGATCCTTCAAGATCGTGACGTAACCCCCGTGCGGTCCTTCCCACGGATGGTCAAATCGCAACACGGAACCTTCGTCGCGCGGTTCGTGCAGTCGGAGTTCCGCGTTCGTCAAAGTGTCGATCAGAAGTCGATCGACGAACAGTTCTCGCCGTGATCCAATAAAGGTGCCCGACTCTGTGTTGCTGGCCTGCGCCCACACGAGCGACGAACCTGAAACAGCGCTGAGAACGGCCATGACCGCCCAGCGCCGAAACATCACCGCGAAAGATCCGGTCGAACGCATCTGCTGTCGCCCCTCAATGAATCGGTCGATCATCGCTACGACGTCGCCAGGCGAACGCGTCAATTGAACGATGGCACAGAACCCACCCTTTCAATCGAGGAAATGTTCGCCGCGGCAATGGCCCGTGCAGTATGAAGTCCCCGGCAGCGAGATGCAATTCGCCGCGAAACCTCACCCTGTTCGGAACACCGCACCGTTCGAAACACTGCAGGTGGCGATGCCGTTACCGCCACATCAGGGCATCACGGGCGGCGCGAGCGGTCTGCTCGGCCTCATCGACGTTGTCAGACAACACGGTCAGGTGGCCCATTTTTCGACCGATTCGTGCGGCCTGCTTGCCGTACAGATGCAACTTCAAATTCGGATGCGCGAGCGCAGCGGGCCAATTCGGCTCACCAGGCTCCCAGACATCGCCCAGCAGATTCGCCATGGCAGATGGCGAGCGAAGCTCTGACGAACCGAGCGGCAAACCACAAATCGCGCGCACTTGCTGCTCGAATTGGCAGGTCACGTGGGCGTCGATCGTCAGATGGCCTGAATTGTGGGGTCGCGGTGCCGTTTCATTGATCAGCAGTTCGCCCGAGCGTGTGACGAAGAATTCGACGCACAGGACCCCGACGACGTTAAGCGATTCGACCACCGCGCGGGCGATTTCGATTGCTTGCTTCGCGACCGATGCAGGAACCCTCGCCGGACAGACGGACACATCCAGGATGTGATTGTGGTGTGCGTTCCCGATTGGACCGTAGCTAACGAACTGGCCATCGAGTCCGCGTGCGGCGACGACGGAGATTTCGCAATCGAAATCGATGAACGATTCCAGAATGGCTTTCGGGACGTTCAGTGATGCCCAAGCGGTGGCGGCGGCATCGACCGATCGAATGACGACCTGGCCTTTGCCGTCGTAGCCCCAGTCGGCGGTCTTCAGAACGGATGGGATTCCCTGCTTTTTGAGTCCAGCGAGGAGTTCGTCGACCGATGTCACAGAGACAAACGGGGTGACGGGCAATCCCGCATCACGCAGAAACGTTTTTTCTCGTAGACGATTTTGTGACGTGTAGAGCACACTGCCGGCCGGGCGAACGGGGCCGAACCGATTACAAACTTCGGTGGTTTCCGCTGGCACATTTTCAAATTCAAATGTGACGACCGAAACGCCTTTGGCGAATTCCGCCACGCGATCCAGGTCGTGGTAGTCGGCTTGAATTTCAAGATCCGCCACCTGCCCCGTGGGAGTCTCGTGATCGGGCGACAACACGTGAACGCGATAGCCCAGGCGTCGCGCGGCGATCGTGAACATGCGACCGAGTTGACCGCTGCCGAGCACACCCAGGGTGGCGCCGGGAAGAATTGGTTTTGTCATGGGAGCGTATCTCCCAATACGCGATCTCGTTGTCGTGTTTGGAATTCGTGAAGTTTGGTTCGTAGCTCTGGCCGTGATGCGGCCAGCACACGTACTGCCAGCAGACCGGCGTTTTTCGCACCGGCTTCGCCAATCGCCAGGGTGCCGACGGGAATCCCCCCGGGCATCTGCACGATGGAAAGCAACGAGTCTAATCCGTTGAGGGCTTTGCTTTGAACGGGGACACCCAGGACCGGCAGGACGGTTTGCGACGCCACCATGCCCGGCAAGTGCGCCGCACCACCGGCCCCAGCGATAATGACTTCCAATCCTCGCGTTTCGGCGGCCGCCGAGTATTCACACATCAGTTCCGGGGTCCGATGCGCAGAAACGATCCGGCACTCGTGCGGCACGCCGAATTCCGTCAGCATTTCGGATGCATGTCGCATCGTTTCCCAATCGGATCGGCTACCCATAATCACCCCGACAAGGGGGGCGGGCGGGCTGGAATCGGTCATCAATCGTCCTGTCGGCGCGAAAAACAGAGGTCGTCAACTTGCCCGAATGACAAGCTTTTGCAACGTCATGTTGGCGATTCTGTCCGTAAGTTCAAGCGGCCATCGGCGAAAGTTCAGGATCAAGCAGACCGGATCGACGTTTTCTGTCCATTTCGTCATGAATGGAAGCGATTGAAGAATTCGTTAGACCGCGATTCTTCGTCGCCTCAAAATTCTTCGACGAACCGCGACTTGTCGCGGAGCGCGGTCTTCACTTGTCGGTCTCACTGCTCGTCGGATATCGCGTGTAGCCGATGCCTTGCTTCTGTGCCGCTAAAGGCCGACGTCACCGCTGGTAGATGGGCAGCAGTTGATATGGGGGCGTGAGCGACAGAACGACGAGTGAGGTTGTGTAGGTGTTGCCGAACATTTGGTCGCGATGCGATTCCGCAGGCCATGATCCGTCCGCGAGTTGATTCTTGAGCAGGACCCGCATCAAAGGCGGGTAGAAACGAGCCCAGTAGTTACCGCCCAATTGAAACATGCCCTGACTGCAGTAGTAGACACTGTAATGATAGCGTTCCTGATCCGACTGCACGCGGTTGTAGTCGTCGAAAGGATGTTCCAAAACCCATTCTCCCGCGGCCTTGGCCATCTCAGTTTGATGCTCGCCCCCCAACGAGAGTGACAGAATTCCGCTGCCCACGATCGCGCGTGTCGTGTTATCGCCGGGCGGCAGCCGACAGTACAGAAACGATTTCAGGTTGGGATTGAATGAGCGGCGGACATAGCCCATCGCGTCATCGATCCACTCTTTACTGACGTCGAATTCGGCATTCCGTGCGGATCGTAGGAACATCAATTGCCACGAACTCATCGACAAATCGGCATCGCTTTTCAGCGTTGTGTAGGCGCCCAGGTACCGCCATCCTCCGCGATCGCCTGCATTCCGCTTGGGTCGCAATTGATGTTCACGCGTCAACGCCAGCGCCAAGTGAATCGCCTGTTTGATCCGCGTCTGCTGTTCGTGCTGGGTCATCCCGTAGACTTCGCTAAGCATCAGTCCGGCGATGGCATGGTTGTACAACCCGGTGTGTGACGGTGTGCCATACTGCCAGATCTGTCCAATCGGCAGGCTGAATAGCAGACCATTTTCCTGCTGCTGGCTGAGGACAAAATCAATGGCTCGCTCGAGTTGAATCCCGTACCGTCCCTCGCTTGGGACATGTCCGCGAGCCAGAAATGCCATGACGCAGAGGCTGGTGATGCCCGGCTGACCCAAATCAGGAGCCTGGAACGACCCATCGGACATTTGCGTCGTCGCCAGGAACGCCAGAGCACGATCGACGGAGGCGTCGAGTCGATTCCATTCGACGGACGTCATCAGATCGGACGTCGGCTCGGCGGGCACGGGCTCGGCGGCAACTCCCGAGATCGCAAGCAGGCAACCCGTGATGATAAACGTGCTGCGAAAGTTGATTCGCTCATTCAGTTTCACTGGAACGACCCCGTTCATCTGAAAAGCTTGGCGTTCAACGTTGGAAAATCGGCAATAGTTGATAGGGCGGCGTCAACGTCAGAACGGCGAGGGACGTCGAATAGACGCTGCCCAGATAGTCCTCGCGAAGTTCCGCGGGCCACGATCCATCGCCGAGTTGATTGTCGAGCAGCGTCCGCATCATCGGGGGATAAAAGCGAGTCCAATAGTCTCCCCCCAATTGAAACATTCCCTGACTACAGTGATACGCGCTGTAGTGATAGCGTTCGTGGTGGTTTTCCGTGCGGTTGTACTGATCGAGCGGACGTTTCAAGATCCATTCACCCGACGCCCGGGCCATCTCGGATTCATGCTCGCCCCCCAGCGATAGCGCCAGGATCCCGCACCCCGCGACAGCACGCGAGTGGTGCGTTTCAGGTGCAAGCTGAGCGTAGTGGAATGTGCCCGTACTCGGATTGAATGATCGCCGGATATAGGCCATCGCCTCGTCCATGTACTCTTTCGGCACATCGAATTCCGCATTCCGGGCAGACCGCAGAAACATCAACTGCCAGGCCGTCACCGTCAGATCGGAGTCGTTCGGTAGATGAGGGCTTCCGGCAAGATATCGCCAGCCACCTTTGTCGAACTCCGTCCGCTTGGGACGTTCTTGCTGCTCGCGCGTGAATCGGACTGCCGACTTGATGGCTTGCGCGATTCGCTCGTGCTGAGTGGATTCCGTCATGCCGTACACGTCGCCGAGCATCAAACCCGCGATGGCATGATTGTAAATTCCCGTATGTGATGGCTTGCTCCCTTGCCAAACGGGTTCGATCGGCATCGCAAAAATCAAACCGTTGTCCTGCTGCTGAGCCAGCACATATTCAATGGCCCGATCGAGCTGGGCTCCATATTGGCCTTCGCGCGGTGCATGTCCGCGGGACAGGAACGCCAGAATGCAAAGACTGGTAATGGCCGGTTGCCCCACGGGTGCGGTCGTGAATGCCCCATCCGGTGACTGTCGCGAGGCCAGATAGGAGAGCGCGCGATCAATGGCATCATCCAGACGTTTCCATTCGGTTGAGCTCAGCAGATCCCGTTGCGCTCGGGTACGAACACGTTCCCCGGCCCGCACATCAGCCAGGTGTCCGAACGGCAACAGCAGAATCATCACGGACGCGATGACGATGCGCAGCGACCATGTTGCCCAGTCACGGCTCATACGGTTATTCCGCGCGAGGCGGCCCTTTATTTCTGAGTTTTATCCGATGGGCGACCCAACCAGCGAAGACTCACTTTTTCGGTGCAGGCGTGGTCTCACCACCCGAAATCATTTCAAAATAGTGCTCGATGGCCGATCGGTATTTTTCAGGCGGTGACTGCCCGCGCACTTGTTTCAGGCCATCGTCCAGCTTGGAAGCCAGGGTGTTCCAACGTGGATTGACATGGCGACCACGACCGGCATTCTGGGCTTCGGCGCCTGCCGCGACCGCGGCATCGGTCAGTCTTTTCTTGCGAACAACCGCGGCTTTTTGGAACTGACCCGCCATCCGCTGTGCGTTCTGTGCCTGTGCTTGAGCTCCCGAGGCCATCATCCCGCCCATATTGCCTTTCGAGGGCGACATCCAATCCTTCACGATGGAAAGATTATTGGGGCGACAGCAGGGGATCCCCAATCCTTCGGCGGCCAGCTTTTCGTCTTCCAACATCGCGAGCAATTCCTCGATCGATTCTGGTTCGACACCATCAAGGCTTGGCTTCGTGTTGACGGGTTGTGCGTCGAGATGGGCGATGATGGCTTTCAACAGCACGTCAAACTGCTGCTCGGCCGTCGCGAATCGTTCGATCGCTTTTCCCTGGTGCTCGATTGCTTCATTTAATTGATGCTCGGCCAAAAGTTCTTCCACCGCAACCTGCTCGACAAGCAGTTCGTTCTCGAGCGTCTCGCTCATCTCTTTGGCCATTTGCGCAATATCGGGGCTCAAGCCAGACATCCATGATCGCAAGTTTCCAATCTTGTTAGTCATTTCGGCGGTGTCGTTTGTCAGCCGGGATTGGTCCACCAGGGCCAGTGTATCCCATTGTTTGTCTTGAAACGCTTTTGCTTTGGTGATCCAACCAGAAACCAGTGTGGTCAGTTTTGCCGCTTCTACCAGTCGATTCGTGACATGCGTCATCAGCTTCGGCAAGTCAGGATGTTCATCTGCGAGACTGGACAAATCGGCTTCAAGCGTTTGCAGCAAGTCATAGACCTGCTTCGCTTCGGCGGTCGCTTCCTCGTTGGTCGCAGCCTTGGCTTCCAATTGCTGTGTCGCCACAGTCAGCTGCTCTAGCTGCTGTCGTAAGGAGCGGACGAATTTCTCGTCCTGATTCAGATCCTTCGGCAGCCACGTCTCGAAGTTTTCGGACATTGTTGCAGTCGCCTGCCGAATTTCATCGGCTTCTTCGACCAAGCGCGTCTTCCAGATTTGACCGATATCCGCATCGGCGGGGTTCTCTTTCGCGGCCGCGAAGGCCCGGTGTTCTTGTTGCAATTGGTCTTGTTTACGTGCGTTGATCGTCATCTGATCGCGAAGCGAGTCCGCATCGAGGCGGGTTTGGGCCATAAACCGCCGCAGCAGGTTTGGATCTTCCGCAAGCAGTTTTGCAAGCTGGGCCTGGATGTCGCGTTTTTTCTCGAGCAGTTCCTTCAACTTTCGACGGAACTCGTCATCCAGATCAAGTTCCAAGAATTTGCGATTCTGTGGATTGATCGTCGGACGTGAGTTCCCCAGCAGCTTGAACGAATCTTCCAGAAAAACCTGATGCATCTTCTTGATATGCTCCATCGCATCGGCGAGCTGGTGATTGACTTTCACGCCTTCATAAGTGCGAGTGAGTTTGGCCAGCATCTCGCGAGCGCGACGAATGTGGGTGAATGAGACCTGCAGGTCTTGCGCCTGTCGATCAGGTTCGGCCTTTGCGACCTCACGCAGGACCGTTGTCGCCCGGGACATGTGACGTTCGTCGATCTCGGCCAGTTGCAGGGCCATAAAAGCGTACGGTGTCGCGGAACTCTTCGAGGCCAGTTCAACTGCGACTTCGCTTGCTTTCGTCAAGTGTCCAACGGCCTTTCGAACGGACTGATCTAGCGACTGGTCCCAGGCCGAGTTCTTCGCGAACTGATCGATCAGAGTTCGATTTTCGAGTTCGCCGTTGCTTAGTGCCGCGTCCAATCGCTGCAGAAAGTCTTCGATTGCAATCTCTAGTTTTTCACGCATCTGACCTTCGAAGGAACCGGCCCATTCATCGATCTTCAAACTTTTGGGGCGACAACTGGAACATTGCCCCAGGGCATTTCGACGCGTCATCGAATCGGCAGGACGTGGTGCAATTTCTTGACGAACTTGTGGCGTTTCTTCGTCCTTGGATTCGTTCGGCTTGGTCGAGGCAGTCGACTGCGATGGAGATGAGGCCGAAG
This genomic interval from Schlesneria paludicola DSM 18645 contains the following:
- a CDS encoding DSD1 family PLP-dependent enzyme, encoding MAGIAAPSTPDPRIGLTVDELDTPTLLLDRQISDRNLARMADFFKNRPAKLRPHFKNHKCVTLARRQMAAGAVGMTCAKLGEAEILVAHEFTNVLVANQVVGEPKIARLVRLAKQARVAVAIDHVEQALAISKAAAAAGVNVDLLIEVDIGMGRCGIPCGDPALELARRIVDLPGIRFAGLQAFEGHLVNVVDRAERTAKARAAMQLAVDTRRLIEAAGIPVGCISGCSSATYDITGVMDGVDEVQAGTYATMDRQYHRLIPEFEIALSVLVRVISRPAPQKAVLDIGVKGAGGEFGVPAIRGFPDIEVPFFLAEEHVVIQKAPDWKIGQVLHLIPSHACTTCNLYREIVVHENGRVVEVWPIEASGQLS
- a CDS encoding aldehyde dehydrogenase family protein, yielding MKAWPNQLFIDGKWVDGSAGRTWDVMNPATGKVLAAVAIAEAEDVDRAVLAARRAFDEGPWPRLDALVRGRMLYQLAQKIRERLDDFAMTDTLNVGKPIRDTRGFDVPCAADLFESYAGLPDKIAGKCYGTLPDNVTMQFREPMGVIAAIVPWNFPLTNLAIKLAPILACGNTVVLKPSEVSPLSALMVAELAQEVGFPEGVINVIHGTGAETGTPLIRHRGIDKITFTGRHQTGVQMLEAAKIGMKGVMLELGGKTPSLVFPDAPIENVVNGVITGIFFNLGQVCVAGSRLLVHESQHADLLERIVAKVKSLRQGDPTDPNIQLGCLANPQHLATVKRYVDVAKSEGARCVLTGPVPTTTENCFFPPTIFDGVKAPMTIAREEVFGPVLSVLTYRDEAEAVRIANDCDFGLMANIWSTDGTRALRVARQLKAGRITINGGGALRPNVPVFGYKLSGIGAELGYEETVHEYTSSKAVIYSLSTEKSPWPE
- a CDS encoding 5-(carboxyamino)imidazole ribonucleotide synthase; translation: MTKPILPGATLGVLGSGQLGRMFTIAARRLGYRVHVLSPDHETPTGQVADLEIQADYHDLDRVAEFAKGVSVVTFEFENVPAETTEVCNRFGPVRPAGSVLYTSQNRLREKTFLRDAGLPVTPFVSVTSVDELLAGLKKQGIPSVLKTADWGYDGKGQVVIRSVDAAATAWASLNVPKAILESFIDFDCEISVVAARGLDGQFVSYGPIGNAHHNHILDVSVCPARVPASVAKQAIEIARAVVESLNVVGVLCVEFFVTRSGELLINETAPRPHNSGHLTIDAHVTCQFEQQVRAICGLPLGSSELRSPSAMANLLGDVWEPGEPNWPAALAHPNLKLHLYGKQAARIGRKMGHLTVLSDNVDEAEQTARAARDALMWR
- the purE gene encoding 5-(carboxyamino)imidazole ribonucleotide mutase: MTDSSPPAPLVGVIMGSRSDWETMRHASEMLTEFGVPHECRIVSAHRTPELMCEYSAAAETRGLEVIIAGAGGAAHLPGMVASQTVLPVLGVPVQSKALNGLDSLLSIVQMPGGIPVGTLAIGEAGAKNAGLLAVRVLAASRPELRTKLHEFQTRQRDRVLGDTLP
- a CDS encoding prenyltransferase/squalene oxidase repeat-containing protein; its protein translation is MKLNERINFRSTFIITGCLLAISGVAAEPVPAEPTSDLMTSVEWNRLDASVDRALAFLATTQMSDGSFQAPDLGQPGITSLCVMAFLARGHVPSEGRYGIQLERAIDFVLSQQQENGLLFSLPIGQIWQYGTPSHTGLYNHAIAGLMLSEVYGMTQHEQQTRIKQAIHLALALTREHQLRPKRNAGDRGGWRYLGAYTTLKSDADLSMSSWQLMFLRSARNAEFDVSKEWIDDAMGYVRRSFNPNLKSFLYCRLPPGDNTTRAIVGSGILSLSLGGEHQTEMAKAAGEWVLEHPFDDYNRVQSDQERYHYSVYYCSQGMFQLGGNYWARFYPPLMRVLLKNQLADGSWPAESHRDQMFGNTYTTSLVVLSLTPPYQLLPIYQR
- a CDS encoding prenyltransferase/squalene oxidase repeat-containing protein, with translation MSRDWATWSLRIVIASVMILLLPFGHLADVRAGERVRTRAQRDLLSSTEWKRLDDAIDRALSYLASRQSPDGAFTTAPVGQPAITSLCILAFLSRGHAPREGQYGAQLDRAIEYVLAQQQDNGLIFAMPIEPVWQGSKPSHTGIYNHAIAGLMLGDVYGMTESTQHERIAQAIKSAVRFTREQQERPKRTEFDKGGWRYLAGSPHLPNDSDLTVTAWQLMFLRSARNAEFDVPKEYMDEAMAYIRRSFNPSTGTFHYAQLAPETHHSRAVAGCGILALSLGGEHESEMARASGEWILKRPLDQYNRTENHHERYHYSAYHCSQGMFQLGGDYWTRFYPPMMRTLLDNQLGDGSWPAELREDYLGSVYSTSLAVLTLTPPYQLLPIFQR